The DNA window CTCGGCGAGTGCCGTGAGATGTTTCCGAGCAGTCTTCGGTGACGTGCGTGCATCCGCTGCGACCGTCTCGGCCGAGCGTGGGGTATACTCGCGGCTAATGACTTCACGGACACGTTCATACGGCGTCGTCTCGGCCTCCCATTCCTCGCCGACTGCCTCGTTAACATCGTCGAATGTTCCGGGAGCGGCGGAGTCTGTCATATATCCGACCACGATTTGGAGTAGTATAGACTTTTGGCACGGTAATATACTACTTATCTCTCGCGAAGTAGCTGAAGTGAACGCGGATAGGTGTGAAGACCTACAGAGATTGTACTGCACGGCTCAGTCGAGGTCATCTAGGCGACGTTGAATCCGGTTATGGAGTTGCTGGGCTTGCCCGTCGGAGAGATCTGCTTCCGTATCGACCTCGATGCCCGGAACGTCGACGATGTCTTCCAGCACATCAGTCAGCCGTGGGAGAAAGTCGACGGGCAAAGCTGGGGGAATCCGTAGTGACAGCTCCCGATTGAGCACCCCATACGCCAGCCGGAACTTCCCACAGTCGACCCGAGCCGCCTCGGCGATCTCGTCGAGAAAGCGGGGCAGTCGGCGGCGGCGACACGCCGCGTACACCGCGGCGCTCGCCATCGATTCGAGGGACCGACCGCGAATCAGATCTGCCGACTGTGCCTCGCGAAACAGCTGACCAGCCTCCGCCTGTATGCTCTCGCCCACGCCCAGCGCCCCACCAATCCGACGGATCTCACCGAGACCATGCGCGAGGTTCTGGTCGGCCTTGCTCTCGAAGCGAGCCCGTCGGTTCCACCGGCGGAGTCGACGCAGGCGGGCCCGGGTCGCAGCCGGGAGTTCGCGACCGTGGCCGTCTCGGAATTGGCCTATCTCGGCAGAGACTCCCCAGTCGTGACGCATAGGGGGTCACTGGGCCGCCGACTCGACGCCGCTCTGCTTCGTCGTAGGGCGTCCACTCCGGGCCGTGGTCCAAGCCGGCATCCTCCACAATCAGACCGCAGTCGGGACAGTACGTCTCGGTGTCGTCGCTGACGAGCTGTACACCGTCACATTCTGGACAGCAGTCAGACGTGTTCGCCGGCGTTTCGTCGACGGCGTCGACGTGATGACGGGAATCGGTACACTGGTCGGTCGAGACAGTCGCGTAGCTGGGCGAATTGAGGGACATCTGGGAAAACAGCCCGGTGAGGGCCGAGGATTGGTCGTCAGTCAGTTAGTCGGGAGCGTGGTCGACGAGATCTGGCGGGAACGGTGGGTCGAACGTATCGTGGAAGGCGAGACAGACCCGGTCCTGCCAGGCAGCGTATTCGTCTGGCGGTGTCTGCTCGAATCGCTTCACGCCGATGCCGGACTCACGAGCGAAGGCCTCGAGATCGATCGCCTCGATGCTCGTAATGGCCCCCGGCGATGGTGTCGGCGTGGCTGCTGCTAGCGGTCGCTCGATCCAGCCGTCGAAACAGCCGTCGGTCGAACTAATCACCACGACACCGTCGGTCGCACCGACAAACAGCCGCGTAGTGATCCGGGCGAGGTTGCGATACAACCCGGGCGGGATGACGAGCACCAACTGGTCGGTATCGATTGTCTCGACCCGACCGTGCTCGATGACGCGCCCGTCGACCCGCCAGCGCTGGTGGTCGTCAAGCCAGCCACCGGTCTGGAGTCGGCCAACAGCGGTCTCCAGACACGCGAGGGTTCGGTACCGGATGTAGCCGGTCACTGTCGCATAGAAGCTCACTGCATCCTCCAAGAGTACTCCCGAGTGCCGCGGCTTACGCGCCCCTCGAACGAGGCAGGTCGGCTAGCCGAGCTGCGACTCGCCGTCGGCCGTTTAGTAGTGGACATCAGCGGGCACCACCCAGAGCGAATCGGTGTCTCGGTCCTCGACGTAGCGGTCGACCGCACTCCGGGAACGGAGCCCGGCACCGTGCTCGTCGTAGATCCAGACTGACGGCCCAGCGAACTGTCCGATAGCAGTCGTACCGGGCGAGGTCGACATCGTCCATCACCTCGGCCGGATCGAGCCTGTTGAGTTTCTCATGAAGCGTCCCAACAGTTTCGACGAACCACGTCGTCTGTGCCTCGATCGCATCGTCCAGCAGTTGTTCACCGGTCTCGGACGACAGCCGATAAGCGGAATCGAGCCCGCCATAGCGTGGGTGGTCGCGATACCGGGCGGTCGATTCGTCGAGCGTCTTGTAGTAGTCGAAGGCAGTACTCGCACCCTCACTGATCCCGATCAGTCGGTCGAGGGCGAGTCGAGCGACGCCGACCGCCTCGGTCGCGTCGGTTGCAGGGACGAGTACGCGTATGAGCATGTGCATGGTCGCCGTTCCTCGCCCCCCTTCGGGGCAAATAAACCGGAGCCCTCAGGAGAGGCGGTCGATCTGCACGGAGAGATACCCCTTGAGATCAGCCACTGTGGACTCGGAGACTGTCGACGCGCCGAAGTCGCTCCGAGATCCATGCCGAAGCTCGTCGCTCTCGAGGATCTCGACGCCACGTTCGAGTTGTGCGCGGAGCGCATCCGTATCCCCTCGGTGGAGATGTGGCGTCACCGCATCGAGATCGATCTCCTCGGCAATGGCGAGGACGTCACGGAGGTCGGTTTCGCGACCGCTGTGAAGTTTGGCAGCGACGAGGACTGCTCCATCGACCACGCGAGCGGTGGTCGTCGCGGTGCCACCGCTAATCTCCTGCTGAGCGCTGTGCTTGTGGAGATAGTCGAACGACCACTGCGCCTCTGTCTGTCGGCACCCGAGGCCGTTTACAAGGAGGTCAAACCCGATCGGTTGCTGTGGAGACAGTCGCTTCTCGTATTCGACCACTTCCGTATCGTAGACCCACTTCTTCGCGTGGCTATCGGTTTCCTCGAAGTCACGGGTTTCGAGGAACTCGACGAGCGCGTCTTTCTCCTCGGGCAGGACGACGATATCGAGATCCGTCGAGAACCGCGTGTTAAATGCTGAAACCGCGTAGCCACCGACGAGGACGTATTCGAGGTCGCTCTCGTTGAGTTCTTCGAGGAGTTCGATCAACGCGGTACTGCGGTCGTCGAAGCTCACGAGTGAACCCGCTCCGACTCGCGGTAGGCCACGTCGAGATCGAGGTCGTCGTACATGCGATCGAGCATCGACAGCGCCGACTTGAATCGCGAACTCGGGTGTCCGCTGTCGCTCCACAAATTCCACGTCAATCCACTCGGTAGGTTTGCTGAGGCGGTTGATTTCGGTCATAGAACATTCGAACTTCGACCGCCTCGTTCCTAACTTAACACGGCCGTCGCCCGAGCGTGTGGCTGATTGCGAGCGAGAATCGCCCGGAGGGTACGTCCCCCGTCCATCGGAAAGCCGGGGAGGAGATTGAACGCAGCGAGCACGATATTGAGAACGGTGAGATAGCCGAAGACGAAGCGGACGGGGTCCAGACTCGACGGTAGTGAGACGAACGCGACGTAGGAGCCAATACCGATGAGGACGCTCACGATTGGCCCGGCGATAGCAATCACCAGCTCGTGTCGCCAGTCTTCAGGGAATTCGGTGAAGCTCGCCACGCCGCCGAGCAACCAGAGGGTAATCGAATCGATCTCGTACCCGTACCGCAGTGCGACCAGCGAGGGGCCGAACTCGTGTAGGAGTACGCCGACAAAGAGTCCCAGAGCTGATGCCAGTGCAAGTATCCACGGGAGGTATCCGCTCGTCAGTTGCTCGGAGTCGATCGTTGCGGCAAATGTCTCGTTGATCACGAGCACCAATTCGGTGACGTCCCAGGCGATGAACGCAGCGAACAAGGGGAGGACGATCAGAAAGGTCCAGTTGAGCCTGATCGGGATCCCGAACGCCGAACCGATCCGAAACCCTCGCATACGTGAGTGATTGCGGTGGAATTGGTTAAAGAGCGTCTGTTGACAGAACGACCTGTGTCGGTGAGTTCGGGAATGTTGCTCTCGCCGCTTATCAAGGGTTCTGGTCAGGGATGCATCTATGACTATCTTGCCGAGTAGAGGACATCCCTACCTCTGGACAGCACCGAAACCATATCATCCGACGCTGAGTGGTCCTACTTCATGGGACCCCTCGGCTGGATTATTGGATCGACGGTTTTGATCAGCCTCCTCGCGTGGCTTGGGATCTTGACGCTCTTTCTGAATGACGAACTGTTGGATCAGATCCTACTGGTGCTCGTCGCGCTTGCCGCCGGTGGACTGATCGGGGGCGCATTCCTCCATCTCCTCCCTCGCGCCATTCAAGAGTACGGGACGACGGACACGCTGCCCCTGTTTCTGTCCCTAATCGTTGGCTTCTGTCTCTTCTATGTTCTCGAACAGTTCATTCACTGGCATCATCACCACACGGCAGTACAGGAGCACGAACCTGTGTCATATCTCGTGCTGATCTCGGATACGATTCATAACTTCATCGATGGGTTGGTCGTCGCCGGTGCGTTTCTCCTCGGTATTGACGTCGGCATTGTGACGGCAGCTGCGATCGCTCTCCACGAGATCCCTCAAGAGATCGGTGATTTCGGAGTGCTCGTCTA is part of the Salinigranum marinum genome and encodes:
- a CDS encoding ZIP family metal transporter, translated to MGPLGWIIGSTVLISLLAWLGILTLFLNDELLDQILLVLVALAAGGLIGGAFLHLLPRAIQEYGTTDTLPLFLSLIVGFCLFYVLEQFIHWHHHHTAVQEHEPVSYLVLISDTIHNFIDGLVVAGAFLLGIDVGIVTAAAIALHEIPQEIGDFGVLVYGGFDRMQALVLNYLTQATVILGGIVGYYLAGVIEGTPVLLLPFAAGNFIYIASSDLIPEIKEEEDVRRAAIYFMMFLTGVVLMLGIKLFRRGVS